In Triticum aestivum cultivar Chinese Spring chromosome 5B, IWGSC CS RefSeq v2.1, whole genome shotgun sequence, the following proteins share a genomic window:
- the LOC123114658 gene encoding WAT1-related protein At4g08290-like, whose amino-acid sequence MGLYYCGLRVTSAAYAVNFLNLIPVATFIIAVALRAERLSLAAWASRMKLLGAVVGVAGTMVVSLCKGTHLLLPHLRQSFHANNPHVASPHGGRDMAIGTLFLCGSCVSYALWFVVQAKVAKVFPSRYWATVLTCAAGSIQSVVAAAVAVVLAPAGNGHGWASTWTLRWDLQLATVVYSGVFNTGVTFVLVSWAVERRGPVYPPMFNSLSLVATTAVDAVVLGTDVYLGGVLGAALVVVGLYAFLWGKSKELAAAKAVNAEQELRCAGDADDGIA is encoded by the coding sequence ATGGGGCTGTACTACTGCGGCCTGCGGGTCACCAGCGCCGCCTACGCCGTCAACTTCCTCAACCTCATCCCCGTCGCCACCTTCATCATCGCCGTCGCGCTCCGGGCCGAGCGcctctccctcgccgcctgggccaGCAGGATGAAGCTCCTCGGAGCTGTCGTGGGCGTCGCCGGCACCATGGTCGTCAGCCTCTGCAAGGGCACCCATCTCCTGCTGCCGCACCTCCGACAGTCCTTCCACGCCAACAACCCCCACGTCGCCTCGCCCCACGGCGGCCGCGACATGGCCATCGGCACGCTTTTCCTGTGCGGGAGCTGCGTCAGCTACGCGCTCTGGTTCGTCGTGCAGGCCAAGGTCGCCAAGGTGTTCCCGTCCCGGTACTGGGCCACGGTGCTCACGTGCGCCGCGGGTAGCATTCAGTCTGTCGTGGCCGCGGCCGTGGCGGTCGTCCTCGCCCCCGCCGGCAACGGACATGGATGGGCGAGCACGTGGACGCTGCGCTGGGACCTGCAGCTGGCCACGGTGGTCTACTCCGGGGTGTTCAACACGGGCGTCACGTTCGTTCTCGTGTCGTGGGCGGTGGAGCGCCGCGGCCCAGTGTACCCTCCCATGTTCAACTCCCTGTCGCTCGTCGCCACCACCGCCGTTGACGCCGTCGTGCTCGGAACCGACGTCTACCTTGGCGGCGTGCTGGGAGCGGCGCTCGTCGTCGTCGGCCTCTATGCGTTTCTGTGGGGCAAAAGCAAGGAGCTCGCGGCCGCCAAAGCGGTCAACGCCGAGCAGGAGCTGCGGTGTGCAGGAGACGCCGACGATGGCATTGCCTAG